A portion of the Vibrio coralliirubri genome contains these proteins:
- the znuA gene encoding zinc ABC transporter substrate-binding protein ZnuA: MSRSSFILATLLLAPSVASANTILTSFKPIQMIVTELTQGVSEPDVLMNSNASPHDYALKPSDVKKVHSADMVIWFGPDLEAFLTKVIGSKENVIKISEIPGINLREFGHDDHDSHEGHNHGSHDPHFWLGIDQVEVAAKYISAKLIESDPDNAMAYQENLDSFLLALKEKQQSIHEQLAPVKEKGYYVFHDAYGYFEQEFELNNLGHFTVSPERKPGAKSLIAIKKTLVRDNVQCVFSEPQFTPAVIESVTRGSNAKQGQLDPIGSTVEVKSGSYFDFLQQLTDSYTSCLSGK; encoded by the coding sequence ATGTCACGTTCATCTTTTATACTTGCTACTTTGCTTTTAGCGCCAAGTGTCGCAAGTGCCAATACTATTCTAACAAGCTTTAAACCAATTCAAATGATTGTGACGGAATTAACGCAGGGCGTTAGTGAACCGGATGTGCTAATGAACAGCAATGCTTCGCCGCACGATTATGCGCTTAAGCCATCTGATGTCAAAAAAGTTCACAGTGCCGATATGGTTATCTGGTTTGGTCCTGACCTAGAAGCCTTTCTGACTAAGGTGATTGGTTCAAAAGAAAACGTTATCAAGATCAGTGAGATTCCAGGAATTAACTTGCGTGAGTTCGGGCATGATGACCACGATTCTCATGAAGGACATAATCATGGTAGCCATGACCCGCATTTTTGGTTAGGTATCGACCAAGTTGAAGTAGCCGCAAAATATATCTCAGCAAAGTTGATTGAATCTGACCCTGATAACGCAATGGCGTATCAAGAAAACCTAGATTCTTTCTTGCTTGCTTTAAAAGAAAAGCAGCAGTCTATCCATGAACAACTTGCGCCAGTGAAAGAAAAAGGTTACTACGTATTCCACGATGCGTATGGCTACTTTGAGCAAGAGTTTGAACTGAATAACTTAGGCCACTTCACGGTGAGCCCAGAGCGTAAACCGGGTGCAAAAAGCCTGATCGCGATTAAGAAAACGCTAGTACGCGACAATGTTCAATGTGTATTCTCAGAGCCTCAATTCACTCCTGCTGTGATTGAATCAGTGACTCGCGGAAGTAACGCTAAGCAAGGCCAGCTTGATCCTATCGGTTCAACGGTTGAAGTGAAGAGTGGAAGTTATTTTGATTTTCTTCAGCAACTTACAGATAGCTACACAAGCTGCTTAAGCGGGAAGTAA
- a CDS encoding AraC family transcriptional regulator, with product MFILMSISFSVLAVNTSPSVFYPLPVQAQGNFLAAKNLYLGAGGGLWVHDVHGKVLFYDGRTLFPRKGSLLQFSSERVAFLNDEFWTFFDNEVYRHNPGIGNELAFSLSPGAEITNIGASGDYIWVTDGSNFYTYNTQSLEFNTYSLLKLYRYNNSSDIAINDAEWVLSKWVLATSSGVYLSENQEFTHVTASDKNHIETVYFSNARRELVIGTLNGAVIVDLANPDKETIVKGSHVLSLAETSDQYWIGTEHGLISYNFITGQITRFEQAANQDFSLPGEKIYSLINDHAGGMWIATNNGIRYFSLFSKTFSRTPLTGMGMHSSSVVINKVLPVSDHLSWVASSMGLYLVDSESEENPIRVYSNPVNDFEIFGSSIWLATEQGIISLNTETLQPKALDLPRPIKGVHVENLALQADNVLWMTSGQNLYSLSIETMKLTSYGTDWLVDKFLPAKITALNVGLLGRIYIGTDHGFYSFIDKRISFSRSSERFGKVVDIEKAKDGAQWFASSYGVYRIPDDSSIIQEITLVEDNISPNCLISDDNGVWLGSSKGISYYGLDGQLHKHIGSPFGLITNELAAGVCALFYSEDSQSSRLVFGSKYGVVSALSNELLVSTTPHSRALLSKISVDQQTVSLGGKTAELDEIPYGSSMGFKLGILPATFAPAMEYRLSDDEPWSEFEGGLLTLDHLLPGDYTLEVKPVKDSHYRFVSTNQSFSIAEPWYLTNWAAASSLMLLIGVVTILVFWRSRYVTFANRHLKAQVALKTDQLRHQSRILLATNQQLKKQLSVKNALVSHTANELSSEVNHIAAMIPNWNDEHGKSPILTLKNGLSQLSNTPQGEGQVCYDIILILEAVLKAWQDDLAKAGIELDIKVETKQRYVSLLYFNLDIIFNSLVASIIKRNFKSQSMVVLVEEVKEHLVVTIRDHGMPFPKLASSMGDNTGKSTDLNIEKLPLLMNQSGGELNAFVSESQNKVQLSWPIEYQVLDNLEASTIEQIETIKLAASTPEQQKLTAEQEWKNRVSQLVSENYADAEFSTATAAKYLFMSERSLQRRFKSAYNKTFKEHLNEVRLEHACERLLAGEKISDVAFDSGFNDPSYFSQRFKHHFGMSPSKFAENNEE from the coding sequence ATGTTCATCTTAATGAGCATTTCATTTAGCGTTCTAGCGGTAAATACCTCACCCTCCGTTTTCTATCCTTTGCCCGTTCAAGCGCAAGGGAATTTCCTTGCGGCTAAAAACTTGTATTTAGGTGCCGGAGGCGGGCTTTGGGTTCATGATGTACATGGAAAAGTACTCTTTTACGATGGTCGAACTCTATTCCCTCGCAAGGGGAGCTTATTGCAATTTTCTTCGGAAAGAGTCGCGTTTCTGAACGATGAGTTTTGGACATTTTTCGATAACGAGGTGTATCGACATAACCCTGGAATTGGCAACGAATTGGCGTTTAGCCTAAGTCCCGGTGCTGAAATAACCAATATCGGTGCATCAGGCGATTATATTTGGGTTACTGACGGCAGTAATTTCTATACCTACAACACTCAATCTTTAGAATTCAACACTTACTCTCTGCTCAAATTGTACCGATACAATAACAGCAGTGACATTGCGATTAACGACGCTGAGTGGGTGTTATCAAAGTGGGTGCTAGCGACCAGTTCTGGCGTTTACCTTTCTGAGAATCAAGAGTTTACCCATGTCACCGCATCCGACAAAAATCATATTGAGACGGTTTATTTTTCGAATGCTCGACGTGAGTTAGTGATCGGTACTTTAAATGGTGCTGTGATTGTAGATCTCGCGAACCCAGATAAAGAGACCATAGTTAAAGGGTCGCATGTTCTCTCGCTGGCCGAAACTTCGGACCAGTATTGGATTGGTACAGAACATGGCCTTATTAGCTACAACTTTATTACGGGACAAATTACTCGATTCGAACAAGCCGCTAATCAAGACTTCTCGTTACCGGGTGAGAAAATATATTCGTTGATAAACGATCATGCTGGTGGCATGTGGATTGCGACAAACAACGGTATCCGATATTTCTCACTGTTTAGTAAGACCTTCTCGAGAACCCCCCTAACTGGAATGGGCATGCATTCGAGTAGTGTGGTGATCAATAAAGTACTGCCTGTCAGTGACCACCTATCTTGGGTCGCGTCCTCAATGGGGCTCTACTTAGTTGATTCTGAAAGTGAAGAGAACCCAATTCGTGTTTATTCTAACCCTGTTAATGATTTTGAGATCTTTGGCTCTTCCATTTGGTTGGCGACTGAACAAGGCATCATCAGTCTAAATACGGAAACGCTACAACCCAAAGCCCTTGATTTACCAAGGCCGATTAAGGGAGTACACGTTGAAAACCTTGCACTTCAAGCCGATAACGTTCTTTGGATGACCTCTGGGCAAAACCTCTATTCGTTATCTATCGAAACCATGAAACTGACGAGTTATGGCACCGACTGGTTAGTCGACAAGTTCTTGCCTGCGAAGATCACCGCTCTCAATGTAGGCTTGCTAGGTCGCATCTATATAGGAACGGATCATGGCTTCTACTCGTTCATTGATAAGCGAATTAGCTTTAGTCGTTCCAGCGAACGGTTTGGCAAAGTCGTCGATATTGAAAAAGCGAAGGATGGAGCGCAGTGGTTTGCGAGCAGTTATGGCGTGTATCGAATCCCGGATGACAGCTCTATTATTCAAGAAATCACTCTTGTTGAAGACAATATTAGCCCCAACTGCCTGATAAGCGATGACAATGGTGTTTGGTTAGGCTCTTCGAAAGGCATCAGTTATTACGGATTGGATGGGCAACTGCATAAACACATCGGTTCGCCATTTGGTTTGATCACCAATGAATTGGCGGCAGGAGTGTGTGCTCTGTTTTACAGTGAAGATAGCCAATCCTCGAGGCTTGTTTTCGGCTCAAAGTATGGCGTAGTCAGCGCGTTATCTAACGAGTTACTGGTATCAACAACACCTCATAGCCGTGCCTTGTTGAGTAAGATCAGTGTCGACCAACAAACGGTGTCACTTGGCGGGAAAACGGCTGAACTGGATGAGATTCCTTATGGCTCATCGATGGGGTTTAAGCTGGGCATCTTACCAGCAACGTTTGCACCAGCGATGGAATATCGACTGAGCGACGATGAACCATGGAGTGAGTTTGAAGGGGGCTTGTTAACGCTCGACCATCTTCTTCCTGGGGATTACACACTTGAAGTGAAGCCGGTTAAGGACTCCCATTATCGCTTTGTATCAACCAATCAAAGCTTCTCGATTGCGGAGCCTTGGTATCTGACCAATTGGGCTGCCGCAAGCTCTCTGATGTTACTGATTGGCGTTGTGACTATTTTGGTCTTTTGGCGCTCTCGTTATGTCACTTTTGCCAACCGGCACTTAAAAGCGCAAGTTGCACTGAAGACGGATCAATTGAGGCACCAAAGCCGGATATTACTCGCGACTAATCAACAGCTTAAAAAGCAGCTATCCGTTAAGAATGCGCTTGTGTCTCATACTGCCAATGAACTCTCTTCTGAAGTGAATCATATTGCTGCGATGATCCCGAATTGGAATGACGAGCATGGGAAGTCGCCAATTCTAACCTTGAAAAATGGCTTATCTCAATTGAGTAATACGCCTCAAGGAGAAGGGCAAGTTTGTTACGATATAATTTTAATCTTAGAAGCGGTACTCAAAGCTTGGCAGGATGATTTAGCCAAAGCTGGTATTGAACTGGATATTAAAGTCGAAACAAAACAACGATATGTCTCGTTGCTGTATTTTAATCTCGATATTATCTTCAATAGCTTGGTTGCGAGCATCATCAAGAGAAACTTTAAGTCGCAGAGTATGGTAGTTCTGGTTGAAGAGGTTAAGGAGCATCTTGTTGTGACCATTCGAGATCATGGGATGCCTTTCCCTAAACTGGCATCAAGCATGGGTGACAATACCGGAAAGTCGACCGACCTTAACATCGAAAAGCTGCCGCTATTGATGAATCAGAGCGGTGGTGAGCTTAATGCCTTTGTTTCGGAGTCTCAAAATAAGGTTCAGCTTTCGTGGCCAATTGAGTATCAAGTACTCGACAATCTCGAAGCCAGCACAATTGAACAGATTGAAACCATTAAGCTTGCCGCTTCAACACCAGAGCAGCAAAAACTGACAGCGGAACAAGAGTGGAAGAACAGAGTGTCGCAGCTTGTGAGTGAAAACTACGCTGATGCTGAGTTCAGTACTGCAACTGCCGCTAAGTATTTGTTTATGTCTGAGAGAAGCTTACAGAGACGCTTTAAATCGGCTTACAACAAGACCTTCAAAGAGCACTTGAATGAAGTACGTCTAGAGCATGCGTGTGAGCGCTTACTCGCTGGAGAGAAGATCTCTGATGTGGCGTTTGATTCGGGCTTCAATGACCCTTCCTATTTCAGTCAAAGGTTTAAGCACCACTTTGGCATGTCACCATCTAAGTTTGCTGAAAACAACGAAGAGTAG
- a CDS encoding IS3 family transposase (programmed frameshift) has protein sequence MKVKSQRQYTDEFKREAVQRSLDSSDTVKSVALSLGISPVLLSKWRCQMTSKKTNSLPIPNHGPEKSFAQLEKEIRQLKKKLEMAELENDFLKEGEGFLRQPKRIRFEYILKKASVKLPVIRLCQWLGVSKAGYYKWLTRKPSKRETDNESLSHYLRRESKAQYCIPGYRKLWEAAVANGFICNKKRVQRLLQNMGYRSCASKKRYGRAPRQNTLIPAYNILARQFKVDKPDRVWVSDITQVRCTDGWQYLCVVLDLFSRKVIGWSTSRINNAKLVLRSLNKAWKQRQPLGHELLFHSDQGIQYRALETIRWHRKRKIKVSMSRKGNCWDNACSESFFAQYKKEWMNNLDQLSRQEMTMQSRIYIDTYYNPVRRHGTLGGVSPMDFELIN, from the exons ATGAAAGTAAAATCACAAAGACAATATACAGACGAATTTAAACGAGAAGCTGTTCAGCGATCTCTCGATTCTTCTGATACCGTTAAGTCAGTAGCACTATCCTTAGGAATATCGCCGGTGCTACTTTCTAAATGGAGATGCCAAATGACATCGAAAAAGACTAACTCCCTCCCAATACCTAACCACGGCCCCGAAAAATCCTTTGCACAACTGGAGAAAGAGATCCGTCAATTGAAAAAGAAGCTTGAGATGGCAGAGCTGGAGAATGATTTCTTAAAGGAAG GCGAAGGCTTTCTTCGACAGCCAAAAAGAATAAGGTTCGAGTATATCCTTAAGAAGGCCAGTGTGAAGCTTCCTGTCATACGACTATGCCAATGGTTGGGTGTTTCTAAAGCGGGTTATTACAAGTGGCTAACAAGGAAACCATCGAAGCGAGAGACAGACAATGAGTCTTTAAGTCACTACTTGAGGAGAGAAAGCAAAGCTCAGTATTGTATTCCAGGCTATCGAAAGCTTTGGGAAGCAGCGGTCGCTAACGGCTTTATTTGTAATAAAAAGCGAGTACAGAGGCTTCTGCAGAATATGGGCTATCGCTCTTGCGCGAGCAAGAAGCGATATGGACGAGCACCAAGACAAAATACGCTTATACCTGCCTATAACATTCTTGCCCGTCAATTTAAGGTGGATAAACCCGATCGAGTTTGGGTGTCAGATATAACTCAGGTGCGCTGTACTGATGGTTGGCAATACCTGTGCGTCGTCTTAGATTTGTTTTCACGCAAAGTGATTGGTTGGTCGACAAGTCGCATTAATAACGCAAAGTTAGTGCTAAGAAGCCTGAATAAGGCTTGGAAACAAAGGCAGCCCTTAGGTCACGAGCTTTTGTTTCACTCCGATCAAGGTATACAGTATCGAGCGTTGGAGACGATCCGTTGGCACCGTAAACGAAAGATTAAAGTCAGCATGTCGAGAAAAGGAAACTGTTGGGACAACGCTTGTTCCGAAAGCTTCTTTGCGCAATATAAGAAAGAGTGGATGAACAACTTAGATCAGCTTTCACGACAAGAAATGACGATGCAGAGTCGAATTTATATCGATACCTATTATAATCCAGTAAGAAGACATGGGACTCTAGGTGGAGTGAGTCCCATGGACTTTGAACTAATCAACTAA
- a CDS encoding FeoA family protein, giving the protein MKLSQLEQGKAASIVALTGLTPDVRKKLMVMGMLPKTEVTLIRRAPMGDPLQVEVRGVSIAIRESIAEQIEVI; this is encoded by the coding sequence ATGAAACTCTCACAACTAGAGCAAGGAAAGGCGGCTTCTATTGTTGCACTAACAGGTTTAACACCAGACGTAAGGAAAAAACTTATGGTCATGGGTATGTTGCCAAAAACCGAGGTGACGCTTATCCGTCGTGCACCTATGGGTGATCCGCTTCAAGTTGAAGTGAGAGGTGTTTCTATCGCCATTCGTGAAAGCATTGCAGAACAAATCGAGGTTATCTAA
- the feoB gene encoding Fe(2+) transporter permease subunit FeoB, with translation MDYQVLTVGNPNSGKTTLFNALTGAKQHVGNWVGVTVEKKTGLYSHAGDQFQLTDLPGIYALDSGNDANSIDESIASRAVLTHPADVIINVVDASCLERSLYMTLQLRELGRPMIVVLNKMDVLKRERQVINLKALEKELGCPVLSLSANDKGQVVRFKERLHKLLVQGVSLDPISIDYDAALEALIPSVESQFDDADVSHRALAIRALENDYLVLNGLAPQTRTQIDSVRLGADFDIDLAVADAKYTFLHDLCKRVRRSEGKLSRNFTEKADQFILNKWVGIPFFFVIMYLMFMFSINIGSAFIDFFDIGVGAILVDGGHHLLDGHLPVWLVTVLADGIGGGIQTVATFIPVIAALYLFLAVLESSGYMARAAFVLDKVMQKIGLPGKAFVPLVLGFGCNVPSIMATRTLDQERERKLAASMAPFMSCGARLPVYALFAAAFFPGAGQNVVFALYIMGIVASVFTGLFLKNTIYPGSSDSLVMEMPDYELPTVQNVMLKTWQKLKRFVLGAGKTIVMVVAILSFLNSLGMDGSFGNEDSENSVLSKAAQVVTPVFQPIGITEENWPATVGIITGIFAKEAVVGTLNSLYTTPSDEEAAEFDLAASLQEAVMTIPENLAGLSYSDPLGIEVGDLSDSNSVAADQEVDTSIFGNLKDKFVSGHAAFAYLILILLYTPCVAAMGAYVREFGQTFARFIAVWTMALGYFGATFYYQAANFAAHPVTSAVWMVAIAGGFVVTYRVFKKVGSKQKVLEVQVV, from the coding sequence ATGGATTATCAAGTTCTTACCGTTGGTAACCCGAATAGTGGTAAAACAACACTGTTCAATGCACTGACAGGTGCCAAGCAGCACGTTGGTAACTGGGTTGGTGTCACTGTTGAAAAGAAGACGGGTTTATACTCGCACGCAGGTGATCAGTTTCAACTAACGGATTTACCGGGTATCTACGCACTAGACAGTGGTAATGATGCGAACAGCATCGATGAATCTATCGCGTCTCGCGCTGTTTTAACTCACCCAGCAGATGTGATCATCAATGTTGTCGACGCTAGCTGTCTAGAACGAAGCTTATACATGACATTACAACTACGTGAGTTGGGTCGCCCAATGATCGTTGTGTTGAACAAAATGGATGTATTGAAGCGCGAACGTCAGGTGATTAACCTTAAAGCACTAGAGAAAGAGCTAGGTTGCCCAGTTCTAAGCTTGTCTGCAAACGATAAAGGTCAAGTGGTTCGCTTTAAAGAGCGTCTGCATAAACTGCTTGTTCAAGGTGTGAGCCTTGACCCTATCTCTATTGATTACGATGCCGCGTTAGAAGCTCTTATCCCTTCTGTTGAGTCACAATTTGATGATGCTGACGTATCTCACCGAGCGCTCGCGATTCGTGCTTTAGAAAATGATTACTTGGTATTGAATGGACTGGCTCCACAAACTCGCACTCAAATTGATAGCGTGCGTCTTGGTGCTGATTTCGATATTGACCTTGCTGTTGCTGACGCTAAATACACTTTCTTACATGACCTTTGTAAACGTGTTCGTCGCAGCGAAGGCAAACTAAGCCGTAACTTTACAGAGAAAGCCGATCAATTCATTTTGAACAAATGGGTCGGTATTCCTTTCTTCTTCGTCATCATGTACCTAATGTTCATGTTCTCTATCAATATCGGTAGTGCGTTTATCGACTTCTTCGATATTGGTGTTGGGGCAATATTAGTTGATGGTGGACACCACTTATTAGATGGCCATTTACCAGTTTGGTTAGTCACTGTACTTGCTGATGGTATTGGCGGTGGTATCCAAACGGTTGCGACCTTTATTCCTGTTATCGCTGCGCTTTATCTATTCTTAGCGGTACTAGAAAGCTCAGGCTACATGGCTCGTGCTGCATTCGTACTTGATAAAGTGATGCAGAAGATTGGTTTACCGGGTAAAGCATTTGTCCCACTTGTACTGGGCTTTGGTTGTAACGTGCCTTCAATCATGGCAACTCGCACTCTTGACCAAGAGCGCGAACGTAAACTGGCAGCATCAATGGCGCCGTTTATGTCATGTGGTGCTCGTTTACCGGTATACGCACTGTTCGCAGCGGCGTTCTTCCCTGGTGCAGGACAAAACGTAGTATTCGCTCTGTACATCATGGGTATCGTTGCTTCTGTGTTTACGGGCCTTTTCCTGAAAAACACGATCTACCCAGGTAGCAGCGACAGCTTAGTGATGGAAATGCCAGATTACGAATTGCCGACAGTGCAAAACGTAATGCTGAAAACTTGGCAGAAGCTGAAGCGTTTCGTACTTGGCGCAGGTAAAACAATCGTGATGGTTGTGGCTATTCTAAGCTTCCTAAACTCTCTAGGTATGGACGGTAGCTTTGGTAACGAAGACAGCGAAAACTCAGTACTGTCTAAAGCGGCTCAGGTTGTAACACCTGTATTCCAACCAATTGGTATTACTGAAGAGAACTGGCCTGCAACGGTTGGTATCATCACAGGTATTTTCGCTAAAGAAGCTGTTGTAGGTACATTAAATAGCCTATACACAACGCCTTCTGATGAAGAAGCGGCTGAGTTTGACTTAGCAGCAAGCCTGCAAGAAGCGGTAATGACAATCCCTGAAAACCTAGCCGGTTTGAGCTACTCAGATCCATTGGGTATTGAAGTTGGCGACTTGTCTGATTCTAATTCTGTAGCAGCTGACCAAGAAGTCGATACCTCTATCTTTGGTAACTTGAAAGACAAGTTTGTATCTGGTCATGCGGCATTCGCTTACTTGATTCTTATCCTGCTTTACACGCCTTGTGTGGCCGCGATGGGTGCTTATGTTCGTGAATTTGGTCAGACTTTTGCACGCTTCATCGCGGTTTGGACGATGGCTCTTGGTTACTTTGGTGCGACTTTCTACTACCAAGCGGCAAACTTTGCTGCACACCCAGTGACAAGTGCAGTATGGATGGTGGCGATTGCTGGTGGTTTTGTTGTGACGTATCGCGTCTTCAAGAAAGTGGGCAGTAAGCAGAAAGTACTAGAGGTGCAAGTAGTATGA
- a CDS encoding FeoC-like transcriptional regulator, translating into MILTELHQYIDSQGVAARKELAAKFGMSEDGIDAMLSVWVRKGKVSRLVDTNKHGHTTRIRYTISKQDGLSLNVMM; encoded by the coding sequence ATGATTTTAACTGAACTTCATCAATACATTGATAGCCAAGGCGTTGCGGCTCGTAAAGAGCTCGCTGCAAAGTTTGGCATGAGTGAAGATGGCATCGATGCGATGCTGAGTGTGTGGGTCAGGAAAGGGAAAGTATCTCGCTTGGTCGATACGAATAAGCATGGTCATACAACGCGTATTCGCTACACCATCAGCAAACAAGATGGTTTGTCGCTTAACGTGATGATGTAG
- a CDS encoding helix-turn-helix domain-containing protein, which yields MSKYSRELKCIIAKQYLDGTSSLYLAKQYSISSRQIRYWAQVFAIHGTDSFLPTNHAATAQTKRKALNLMWTNEWSLTHTSAVLNLSSPGILSVWLKRFNELGIKGLEMRQKGRPSMKQQPQRTTKPDNEMTLEELKEELVYLRTENAVLKKLEELEQKKNRRTKKKRS from the coding sequence ATGTCCAAATATAGCCGAGAGCTAAAATGTATCATTGCTAAGCAATACTTAGATGGCACGTCATCTCTCTACTTAGCAAAACAATATTCAATTTCTTCAAGGCAGATACGGTATTGGGCTCAAGTCTTTGCCATCCATGGTACTGATTCATTTTTACCAACTAATCATGCCGCGACTGCTCAAACAAAACGAAAAGCATTGAATTTAATGTGGACGAATGAATGGTCTCTCACGCACACTAGCGCTGTATTAAACCTCTCATCCCCTGGAATACTCTCTGTCTGGCTTAAACGATTTAATGAGCTCGGTATCAAGGGGCTCGAAATGCGCCAGAAAGGAAGACCCTCAATGAAACAGCAACCTCAACGTACCACTAAGCCTGATAATGAAATGACACTTGAGGAGCTAAAAGAGGAGTTGGTCTACTTACGAACCGAGAATGCCGTTCTAAAAAAGTTGGAAGAGTTGGAGCAGAAAAAAAACCGTCGAACAAAGAAAAAGCGGTCATAG
- a CDS encoding IS3 family transposase: MALTLKGKYPLKHLLHTLQLAKSVFYYQAQTSKRQNSYERELRLIKSIYHEHKGRYGYRRIHLELKNQGFVLNHKTVQRLMAQLNLKSTVRIKKYRSYRGESGKAAPNVLERDFSATQPDEKWVTDVTEFKVKEQKVYLSPVVDLFTQEVVAYRVAKNACLPLVTDMLTEAISTLKPNSKPIIHSDQGWQYRHRQYQKKVAESGLTQSMSRKGNCLDNAVAENFFALLKTEMYHNQSFEDADALIEQIKEYIEYYNTKRIKVKLKGLTPIEYRTQALKAA; encoded by the coding sequence ATAGCTCTAACTCTTAAAGGCAAGTACCCATTAAAGCACTTACTGCACACTCTACAGTTGGCAAAAAGTGTCTTTTATTATCAGGCTCAAACGAGCAAGCGCCAAAATAGCTACGAACGTGAGCTGCGGTTGATAAAGTCAATTTATCATGAACATAAGGGGCGATACGGCTACCGCCGTATTCACTTGGAACTAAAGAATCAGGGGTTCGTGCTTAATCACAAAACGGTTCAAAGGCTTATGGCTCAGCTCAACCTTAAATCGACGGTCAGGATTAAAAAGTATCGTTCATACCGAGGAGAGTCAGGAAAAGCTGCTCCCAACGTTCTTGAAAGAGATTTTAGTGCGACTCAACCCGATGAAAAGTGGGTAACTGATGTCACGGAGTTCAAAGTCAAAGAGCAGAAAGTATACTTATCTCCCGTTGTCGACTTGTTTACTCAGGAGGTGGTTGCTTATAGAGTGGCCAAAAATGCCTGCTTGCCGCTTGTCACAGATATGCTGACGGAAGCTATATCAACGCTTAAACCCAACTCAAAGCCAATTATACATAGCGATCAAGGTTGGCAATATCGCCATCGACAGTATCAGAAAAAGGTAGCGGAGAGTGGGTTAACGCAAAGCATGTCGAGAAAAGGTAACTGCTTGGATAATGCTGTTGCTGAAAACTTTTTTGCTTTACTCAAAACCGAGATGTATCACAACCAAAGCTTTGAAGATGCAGATGCTCTGATAGAGCAGATTAAAGAATACATCGAGTACTACAATACCAAACGTATAAAAGTGAAACTAAAAGGCCTGACTCCGATAGAATATCGAACTCAGGCCTTGAAAGCCGCTTAA
- a CDS encoding HIT domain-containing protein, with product MSFELHPQLAKDTTLIGEFPLSLALLHKDNAVPWVILVPKRANLKELHHLPMKEQQQFLHESQAVSQALEATFQPDKLNLGALGNMVPQLHIHHIARFKDDIAWPGPVWGNTKGEQRNEEDQAAILTRIQNVLSLSSIFKKA from the coding sequence ATGAGCTTCGAACTTCACCCGCAACTTGCGAAAGACACCACACTTATCGGCGAATTTCCACTGAGCTTGGCTCTGCTGCACAAAGATAACGCAGTGCCTTGGGTTATCTTGGTACCAAAACGTGCCAACCTAAAAGAGTTGCACCACTTACCAATGAAAGAGCAACAGCAGTTCCTACATGAATCTCAGGCGGTAAGCCAAGCACTAGAAGCCACGTTCCAACCAGACAAATTGAACCTTGGTGCGCTGGGTAACATGGTGCCACAACTGCACATTCACCATATTGCACGCTTTAAAGACGACATTGCTTGGCCTGGCCCAGTATGGGGAAATACCAAAGGTGAACAGCGCAATGAAGAAGATCAAGCTGCTATCCTGACTCGTATTCAAAACGTTCTGTCACTGAGCTCTATCTTCAAGAAAGCATAA